Proteins from a genomic interval of Papaver somniferum cultivar HN1 chromosome 4, ASM357369v1, whole genome shotgun sequence:
- the LOC113274935 gene encoding F-box protein At5g49610-like, producing the protein MSSKDTPLWLKENLEEHVNYPLRVLLFDTTACPGHEEGLMGRECYGEEHMVKACSLFLVEKNLTITAARFENQAGLMNSFRNFVEGSVQSLVAKLSSKTVACPRHEDLIWLKFILNKEQEGHSVNFIDRSLQYLLPGTTTASRSNDQVVLKKSFEECEEGTAQLMQSVLPNEVIVFEILTRVSLSALLHQFQWVCRDWHNCIHESKFQLIHSRRTPIASGCFFFLDRYAPNVSDSIRFFPFNDDPSSPPRNPSPSLDFLPSPVAIAGSSPYGSLLCCVTLDKLQTRKGIPIFYICKPATREWRKIPNPKTKFINHGMRIVVTQTYPTLQYKIVRISSTSGVILEYHCEMFDSVTWAWKRLADLKTLSWLHDTFGGVMINGCLHWITNKRRIHVLSIEQEKWKAVIRLPRNTVESRSNRYLLILIDGKIGVLISNNECIELWVLENYYS; encoded by the coding sequence ATGAGCTCTAAAGATACACCGTtgtggttaaaggagaatctcgaAGAACACGTAAATTATCCTCTTAGAGTTCTGTTATTCGACACTACCGCGTGTCCAGGACATGAAGAAGGTCTTATGGGACGGGAGTGTTACGGTGAAGAGCACATGGTGAAAGCTTGCTCATTATTTTTGGTGGAGAAGAATTTGACTATTACTGCTGCCAGATTTGAAAATCAAGCAGGGTTGATGAATAGTTtcagaaattttgtagaaggcaGTGTGCAAAGCTTAGTGGCAAAACTGTCATCCAAAACTGTTGCTTGTCCAAGACATGAAGATCTAATATGGTTGAAGTTTATTTTAAATAAAGAACAAGAAGGACACTCAGTAAATTTTATAGATAGGAGTCTACAGTATTTGTTACCTGGGACTACTACTGCTTCCAGATCCAATGATCAAGTCGTGTTGAAGAAGAgttttgaagaatgtgaagaaggtACTGCACAACTGATGCAAAGCGTATTGCCGAATGAAGTTATAGTATTTGAGATCTTAACAAGAGTGTCCCTTAGTGCTCTTCTACATCAATTTCAATGGGTTTGCAGAGATTGGCATAACTGCATTCATGAGAGTAAGTTCCAGCTCATCCATTCTCGGAGGACTCCTATTGCATCAGGTTGCTTCTTTTTCCTGGATCGTTATGCTCCGAATGTATCTGATTCTATCAGATTCTTCCCATTCAACGATGATCCTTCCAGTCCCCCACGGAATCCATCTCCTTCTCTCGACTTTCTACCATCACCTGTTGCGATTGCAGGTTCTTCTCCTTATGGTTCCCTGCTTTGTTGTGTCACTCTCGATAAATTACAGACAAGAAAGGGTATTCCGATTTTCTACATATGTAAACCAGCAACTCGAGAATGGAGAAAGATACCAAACCCTAAAACCAAATTCATAAATCATGGAATGCGAATAGTTGTGACACAAACTTACCCTACGTTGCAATACAAGATAGTTCGTATTTCATCTACCAGCGGTGTGATTTTGGAGTACCATTGCGAGATGTTTGATTCAGTCACCTGGGCTTGGAAGAGATTGGCCGATCTGAAAACTCTTAGTTGGTTGCACGATACATTTGGTGGTGTTATGATTAATGGGTGTTTACATTGGATCACCAACAAGCGTCGAATTCATGTTTTATCCATAGAGCAAGAGAAGTGGAAAGCAGTTATCCGACTTCCGCGAAATACCGTAGAAAGCAGATCAAATAGGTATTTGTTAATTTTAATTGATGGAAAAATTGGTGTTCTGATCAGTAACAATGAGTGCATTGAACTTTGGGTATTAGAGAATTACTACagctag
- the LOC113272171 gene encoding aspartic proteinase CDR1-like translates to MAAYNFSIVHLSIFFCYTISLVSFVYGGGFSVDLIHRDSPLSPFYSSTDKASDRAESAICRSIERCSHFSKKKPSSEKSSNKLGNITSTVVPGVVGDYLMLLAVGTPALPLLAVADTGSDIIWFQCTPCDVCFPQTISAIFAPENSSTYENIPCATKECDALSSVSNVVPCDGNACKYNASYGDGSISIGNFARETLTFQSTEGTESVISVSNMAFGCGHNNTGIFSALGAGLVGLDAGPFSLVSQLGSIIDNKFSYCLVNVNANTTASKLTFGSNPKLVDGSKVVSTPIIFKENQSFYYLTLEAISVGDIRVPFNTSASSNNEVLLEKGNIVIDSGSTVTSLPADFYAAFEAEMKKAITVNPVIDPNTSLRLCYPGDSDPSSVPAVTAHFTDADIVLNPLNLFKLNGDNDELFACLAFLPTDDVAIYGNIVQNNFIVEYDLVNKLVSFMSTDCRMP, encoded by the coding sequence ATGGCAGCATACAATTTTTCGATTGTGCATCTTTCTATTTTCTTTTGCTATACCATTTCTTTAGTCTCTTTTGTTTATGGTGGTGGTTTTAGTGTTGATTTAATTCATCGAGATTCTCCTCTTTCTCCATTTTACAGCTCAACAGACAAAGCTTCTGATCGAGCTGAGAGTGCCATTTGTCGTTCCATTGAGCGTTGCAGTCACTTCAGTAAGAAGAAACCTTCATCAGAAAAATCATCAAACAAACTCGGTAACATAACGTCAACTGTAGTACCAGGTGTTGTGGGTGACTATCTAATGTTACTTGCAGTTGGAACACCAGCACTTCCGCTATTAGCAGTTGCTGATACCGGTAGTGATATTATATGGTTTCAATGTACACCTTGTGATGTTTGTTTTCCGCAAACAATCTCTGCAATATTTGCACCTGAAAATTCGTCTACTTACGAAAATATTCCTTGCGCAACAAAAGAGTGTGATGCTCTAAGTAGTGTCAGTAATGTTGTCCCTTGTGATGGTAATGCTTGTAAATATAATGCAAGTTATGGAGATGGATCGATCTCTATCGGAAATTTCGCacgtgaaaccctaacttttcaatCAACCGAAGGTACCGAATCAGTTATATCAGTTAGTAACATGGCTTTTGGTTGCGGTCATAACAACACTGGAATATTCAGTGCACTTGGAGCTGGTTTGGTTGGTCTTGATGCTGGACCATTTTCGCTGGTTTCTCAGTTGGGTTCAATCATAGATAACAAATTTTCTTACTGTTTGGTGAATGTTAATGCAAACACAACAGCAAGTAAATTAACCTTTGGCAGCAATCCTAAGCTAGTTGATGGATCAAAAGTTGTTTCAACTCCAATAATCTTTAAAGAAAACCAATCTTTCTATTATCTGACACTTGAAGCTATTAGTGTTGGTGATATTAGAGTTCCTTTCAACACCAGTGCTAGCAGCAATAATGAAGTACTACTTGAAAAAGGGAATATTGTTATCGACTCCGGTTCTACTGTAACATCTCTACCAGCTGATTTTTACGCAGCATTTGAAGCAGAAATGAAGAAAGCCATTACAGTTAATCCCGTTATTGATCCTAATACAAGTTTAAGATTATGTTATCCAGGGGATTCAGACCCAAGTTCGGTTCCAGCCGTTACTGCTCATTTTACTGATGCTGATATTGTTCTTAATCCCTTGAACCTTTTCAAACTAAACGGCGACAATGATGAGCTGTTTGCATGTCTAGCATTCCTGCCAACAGACGACGTGGCCATCTATGGGAATATAGTTCAGAATAACTTCATTGTGGAATATGACCTTGTGAACAAGTTGGTATCATTCATGTCAACAGATTGTCGAATGCCATAG